In Triticum aestivum cultivar Chinese Spring chromosome 5B, IWGSC CS RefSeq v2.1, whole genome shotgun sequence, the following proteins share a genomic window:
- the LOC123117842 gene encoding chaperone protein ClpB1-like: protein MSSSSRWTFAPPCHQPTSLSAQWNNASDVTKAVILSGATATVALASMILCDVAWRKYDRRRRRKASLTTFGRDMTATAGEGDPVVGRDDEIDRVVRILCRRTKNCAALVGAAGVGKTAIAEGLAQRVAAGKVPAPLVGARVIELNVAGLVAGTVWRGMFEERMKNVIQQAEEAKGKVILFINEMHMLLGAGRCEGGRVDAANMLKPALARGRIRCVGATTLDEYSQHIDKDAALERRFQKVHVDEPSEQATVGILRGLKKRFEEHHGIKIQDAAVVAAAQLAGRYVTGRQFPDKAIDLIDEACTTTKGGQAIVSPDHVAEVVSRWTGIPVAALDSDETEKLIHLADRLHERVVGQNQAVKLVVQAVLRSRAGLDPPGQPIGSFLFLGSTGVGKTELAKALAEQLFDNEKMLLRFDMSEYVNSGSVMRLIGAPPSYHGYHDGGQLTEKVRSRPYCVILFDEVEKADPSVLNVFLQLLDDGVLTDGKGRKVDFKNTVIIMTSNLGAEHQIAGIRGENTMKDARDLLMKKVHQYFKPELLNRLSQIVVFDPLSHDQLMEVVKIQMKSATTRVAKKGISLSVSDGALDVILSESYNPMYGARPIRSWVQNNVMTVISEMLVKKEASKGSTIFIDVADNKKGLKYDVVNEEVADAREVSTPTVMI from the exons atgTCGTCCTCTTCAAGGTGGACGTTTGCCCCGCCGTGTCACCAACCAACCAGCTTGTCAGCACAATGGAACAATGCCAGCGACGTCACCAAGGCTGTTATCTTGTCCGGAGCGACGGCGACCGTAGCGCTGGCGTCGATGATCCTGTGTGATGTGGCGTGGAGGAAATATGACCGGCGCCGGCGGCGCAAGGCAAGCCTCACGACGTTCGGACGGGATATGACGGCCACTGCCGGCGAGGGCGACCCAGTGGTCGGCCGTGACGACGAGATCGACCGCGTCGTCCGCATCCTCTGCCGCAGGACCAAGAACTGCGCCGCGCTCGTCGGAGCAGCGGGCGTCGGTAAGACGGCCATCGCCGAGGGTCTCGCTCAGCGTGTTGCCGCCGGTAAGGTTCCTGCGCCGCTTGTCGGAGCGCGGGTCATAGAGCTTAACGTCGCTGGCTTGGTAGCGGGGACCGTCTGGCGCGGCATGTTCGAGGAGCGCATGAAGAACGTGATACAGCAGGCGGAGGAAGCCAAAGGCAAGGTGATACTGTTCATCAACGAGATGCACATGCTTCTCGGTGCCGGCAGGTGCGAGGGCGGCCGCGTTGATGCCGCCAACATGCTGAAGCCGGCGCTGGCCCGTGGGCGCATCCGCTGCGTCGGCGCCACCACGTTAGACGAGTACAGCCAGCACATCGACAAGGATGCCGCGCTCGAGCGTCGGTTCCAGAAGGTGCATGTGGATGAGCCGAGCGAGCAGGCGACCGTTGGCATCCTCAGGGGTCTAAAGAAGCGTTTCGAAGAGCACCATGGCATCAAAATTCAGGATGCTGCAGTTGTTGCTGCGGCGCAGCTCGCTGGCCGCTATGTCACCGGCCGACAATTTCCTGATAAGGCAATTGATCTAATTGATGAAGCTTGCACAACAACGAAAGGAGGACAAGCAATTGTTAGCCCGGATCATGTCGCAGAG GTCGTGAGCCGATGGACTGGAATTCCTGTCGCGGCACTTGATTCGGATGAGACGGAAAAGCTAATCCATCTTGCAGATAGATTGCACGAACGAGTTGTTGGTCAGAATCAAGCTGTCAAATTAGTTGTGCAAGCAGTGTTACGTTCGAGGGCAGGTCTTGATCCACCTGGACAACCAATAGGTTCTTTCCTTTTCTTGGGCTCGACCGGGGTTGGAAAGACAGAGCTTGCAAAAGCTCTAGCCGAACAGTTGTTTGACAATGAAAAGATGTTGCTTCGATTTGATATGTCGGAATACGTCAATTCTGGATCTGTGATGCGCCTCATTGGAGCACCCCCAAG TTATCATGGTTACCATGATGGTGGACAATTGACTGAGAAAGTCCGGAGCCGTCCATACTGTGTCATCCTCTTTGATGAAGTGGAGAAGGCCGATCCCTCGGTATTAAATGTATTTCTTCAGCTACTTGATGATGGTGTCTTGACTGATGGCAAAGGTCGTAAGGTAGATTTCAAGAACACGGTCATCATTATGACCTCAAATCTAGGTGCAGAGCACCAAATTGCAGGAATTCGGGGTGAAAACACAATGAAAGATGCACGAGACCTTCTAATGAAAAAG GTACATCAATATTTCAAGCCAGAGCTTCTGAACAGGTTAAGCCAGATTGTTGTGTTTGACCCACTTTCGCATGATCAACTAATGGAGGTTGTGAAAATCCAAATGAAGAGCGCCACCACCAGAGTAGCAAAAAAGGGCATATCTTTATCTGTGAGTGACGGCGCATTGGACGTCATTTTGTCGGAGTCATACAACCCA ATGTATGGTGCAAGGCCCATAAGAAGCTGGGTACAGAATAATGTGATGACGGTGATCTCGGAGATGCTTGTCAAAAAGGAAGCTAGCAAGGGCTCGACAATCTTCATCGATGTTGCAGACAACAAGAAGGGCCTGAAGTATGATGTGGTGAATGAGGAGGTAGCCGATGCACGTGAGGTGTCAACTCCCACGGTGATGATTTGA